A window of Drosophila santomea strain STO CAGO 1482 chromosome X, Prin_Dsan_1.1, whole genome shotgun sequence genomic DNA:
GGCGGCGCgattacaatttttattttgcgaGCACCGGTACCGATTCCCATGCCCCTGCCTTTATACCCATACCTATAACCATTCCGAATCCAAGTCCGAGTCTCCGGGCGATTTGAGCTGCCTGTCAGTTAGTTGTAAGCGCATCGCGAAACGCTTTGGTTGTCGGCTTGTGTTTTCCAATCGCGTGTGAATAGTTCTCAGTCGGAGGCTAAAAGTCGTACAAATAATATCAATAATTGTGGGTGCTAGTACTCGGACCACCCATCTTCCAGGAAAACAGCTGGTTCGCCACTACAAACCGATTAATACCCCTTTCTTGTTGCGAAGTGACGTCATAGAGGTCTTATCAACGCCAGCGATAAGAATGCGACAAATGACGTCAAATACAGCAGAGAGCATggaatgatttaattaaaagccagCAAGATAGATGGTTAGATAGTGGACTGTGGAATTGTGGCGCGAACAGAGATACCAATCCAATAAGTAGTGCCCCGGTTTGTTGGCCATTGAAACAGTTGTTCGACGACATGTCCGCCGTTTGGATGGGCGTCTTTAAGGTGGCCCTGATAGTGGGCGTTACCTCGCTGGTGGTCAGGCGGTAAGGTCATCGATTAAAGGTGGAAAGAGCCacccacaaaacaaaaaataaacaaaaaatccaTTTCCCTTTGCATTTCCACGTAAATATGAGAACCCATTTAGTCGGTTCATTATCATTATCGAAATGGTTGCTATCTGTGGGGCATGCCAACAGCGCATTTGCAAGTGTTTAAATcatgtttatttgtttatcaacaaaataaaagcaccTAAAATATAATTCGCGAAATGTAGCAATGTGTCCTTACACAAAAGTACGTGACCTGATATTCGCCATTCCAAGGCTGTTACATTTTAATTCCGTTACGAGAACGTGATGTGTTTATTGCATATCAAGTCGCATGTCTGCCTTTATAAGATATGGTATAACACCAGCTTCAAAGTTCAATCGAAAATTTCTCTTACTTAACCGGAAACTAATTTTGTGTGCACCTAATATTCGATTACTTTGCTTGTGAACTTGCAGGAACGCTTACAGTAGAAGAGGTATACAAGGACCGCGACCAGTTCGCTGCCTTGGTGCGCGAGGTGGCCGCACCGGACGTGGGTCGCATGGGCATCGAGATCCTATCGTTCACCATCAAGGACGTCTACGATGATGTGCAGTATCTGGCCTCGTTGGGCAAGGCCCAGACCGCTGTGGTCAAGCGGGATGCCGATGCCGGCGTGGCGGAGGCCAATCGAGATGCCGGTATACGTGAGGCGGAGTGCGAGAAGAGCGCCATGGATGTGAAATACTCGACGGACACAAAGATCGAGGACAACACCAGGATGTACAAGCTGCAGAAGGCCAATTTCGATCAGGAGATCAATACGGCCAAGGCCGAATCGCAGCTGGCCTACGAACTGCAGGCGGCCAAGATACGCCAGCGCATCCGTAACGAGGAGATCCAAATCGAGGTGGTGGAGCGACGCAAGCAGATCGAGATCGAGTCGCAGGAAGTGCAGCGCAAGGATCGCGAGCTCACTGGCACAGTCAAGCTGCCCGCCGAGGCCGAGGCCTTCCGCCTCCAGACCCTCGCGCAGGCCAAGCAGTAAGTACACAAAATCCAAAGTGCCAAAAACGCGAATTCTTTAGGTCTTAAATGCAGAGTTTCCACAGTTCCACAAATTGATTCAACCGATAATTAGTTATCTTGATACGCGAGCTCTTCAGCTTTAGATATttcaatcaaaatattttattatgtgTATTTCTGCTCtagtttatattatattaatcCATATATGGACGCCTTATCTGGTGTACACAAATGTAATTGTTATGGGAACAGTGCAGCTTTGTACGTGGGTTGTATCTACCTATAGATAAACGCAGTTTCAGCACGAATGATTCCACTCAACATGTAATAAATAGGAAAGTTTCATTATAGAGAGGCTCTGTGGCTTTATGTAATATGTGGATATCAGTTCTTGTAAGATTCCTATAACCAAATCCATACTAAAAACCCCGTCTAACCCCCACAGATGCCAGACCATCGAGGGTGCCCGTGCCGAGGCGGAGCGCATCCGTAAGATCGGATCGGCGGAGGCCCATGCCATCGAGTTGGTGGGCAAGGCGGAGGCGGAACGCATGCGGATGAAGGCCCACGTGTACAAGCAGTACGGCGATGCTGCAATCATGAACATTGTGCTCGAGTCGCTGCCCAAGGTAAGTGCTCCATATGCTTTCAGTTTGGAATTGCTTTAATACAATTCGCTAAAAACCATTACAGATTGCCGCTGAAGTGGCTGCACCACTGGCCAAGACCGATGAGATTGTCCTGATTGGCGGCAATGATAATATAACCAATGACGTGACCCGCTTGGTGGCCCAGCTACCGCCATCAATCAACGCCCTGACCGGCGTGGATCTGTCCAAGGTTTTGTCCAAGATTCCGGGGGCCAAGGCGTGAAACCTAATGGAATGGGATATCCAGGAAATGGCAATGACAACGTAACGCAGCGCAAAGGAATTGTAACcgatacaaaaacaaaaacaaaaaaaaaaaaacacaaacagaaacagaaaaggATAGACAACCAAATtgagaaagagacggcagaAAGCGACAAAACAAGATGGCGATAGTTTGCTAGAGAGGGAGCGTGCATTTGTTAGAGAGAGAAAGAGGGGAAACAGCGAAAGGAACTTGATAGAAACTCAAGTTTCGAAATGAAATCGAACGTAGCTAAATGTACTCcgatattatatttatataatatacatatactatatatatatatatttgtatatgtacatgcaCACATGcaatacacacatacacttgTCTCGTCTGTGTggtgtgccagtgtgtgtgtgtgatgttTGGCGGCGTAACAATCAAAAAATAGgacacaacacaaaaaaaaccaacgTTAATCTCAGCTAAAGTTATGCATTTCGTACGCAACATTTTGTGGCCTTTCCTctcgaaaacgaaaacgaaaaccgaTAACGATAACGATAACAAGAAATCAACGtgaaatttgtataactttaAAACGAAAACCATTTAAGCAGAGTGTTAGCTATTTATTTACTatgctatatacatatactatatacatgCAGACTTGCTATACACAAAAAGAGTTCTTTAAATAAACACATACCACACAGTGTTGTACaggcatatatgtatgcatcATTTTACAGTGTTGTAGAGATCTGTATAAGTAGTCTCTCTCCATCTCTTTCTTATACATTTCAATCTGCTAATGGATTTTTCATCTGTCCAAACTACAACTACTGCCTATCGACTAAAGCCAAAACTTTAAGCTAGTAAGCCAAAtggaaagagagggagagtgCTCTTTGAGGCCACAGATCGAGTTACTAAACACAAAAAGCTTACATACTTCCAGGcacattaaatataattaccatttatttattttttttttttgtactaactgtttattttgttgtttgttttcttctgAATTTTGTTACGCGATTAGTTTTTACCGAAACGTGCCATATAGGGCACAAATTTAAATACGTTGACCAATTCTTCCcgttttatatatatttatttttgatttctttgcCAAATCAAGCTGTGCTCGATCAATATGTCATATTGCGAAATAGTCGTATATTACTTTACAACACTGTTTATCGGCAATTTGCGCTCTTCCAaaccccacacacacacacacgcacactaaCCAACACACTTGCgtttgaatttttatattaatttcaGTGCACAAAAAGAAATCAAGCCTAATTTCTTGTTATACAAAGCGTTTATGTAATTACGTTTGTCTCgtttaatcatttttcaatgtttattatttatgtaacAACACATATTGAACTACGAATACGCATTTACGATTTTGTACTTTATtcttacacatttttttagtttatagcaaaaaggaagaaaaaaataaagaaaaacttaaaaaaaaaggtcactaattttgttatttactAAAGTCTAACTGGAATTAAATAGTTAAGCAATTAATTCAAATCGTTCATTTTAATAGAGTAATTAACCTTAATTTTTGTAAGCACTTCTGCGaaccacatacacacacacacacacccattaGACACAGAACActcacatatatatttttgttctATTGTATATTAAGTCCaagtaattttaattgtaatgCAGTCTGATGAAGCAAgagaacaagaacaacaaccaACCGAAGAACTAAAAGCTAAACCTAAATCAAATGTAaaattttgtgtattttgtcgtaaataaataaattaaaaaatacctGATTGGATTTTTATATTGCAATGAATAACAGCTCATCCACCATAAAAATACGTAATTTAATCGAGTTCATTtcgtctttatttttaaacatcGTGGCATACATGGCATTTATAGTATTGGATTTGGCATGCCGCTGTCTTTTAATACGATTAACAAACAATGATCTTATGGTacaaggcaaaaaaaaaatgtatatatgcaGGTAGGGGAATATCATAGCAAAATATCGGATGCGTCATTAAGTATAATCAAAGGTTAGGGTACAAGCATACAGATTACACTTTATCAATAcgcatttgtttatgtttagGGTCTTGTCTTACGTATGCCTAATCTAGACTTACTAACTATGGACCAATCGAGCGACTAATCGAGACCTATTTCTAAGCCTATGAACTAAGTATTTTCGAAGTTGTAAATGCAATGTCTAAACCAGTTCCCAGGGATCAGGGCATCCAAGGTCAACATTGATGTTtctcatatacatacatgttcCGCGGAAATATGttacacaaacaaaaagggATCTTAAATATTAGCAATAGGTTGAAAAACAGATCGCCTTAAGACCTCCATTCATCCGTGTATCATACCTGATTGAgacgaacaaaaaaaaaaaatcacaaaaatatttcttagCCTACGAAGATCCATGCTCTGCGTACTTTAGTCAGAGAACTTCTCCTTGAGCTCGCGGCGCAGGATTTTGCCGGTGGGATTCTTGGGCACCTCGTCCACAAAGATCACTCCGCCCTCGAGCTTCTTGTAGTGGGCCACCCGTTCGGCGACGTACGCAGAGATCTCCTCGGCGCTGGCCTTCTCTCCCTGACGCAGGACGACAATGGCACGCGGTGCCTCGCCGTTGAATTCGTGGGGAATACCGAAGACGGCCGCCTCCAGGATCTTGGGGTGATCGCGCAGCACTGCCTCCAATTCGGCGGGTGGCACTTGGAAGCCCTTCACCTTGATCAGCTCCTTCATGCGGTCCGTAATGTAGAAGAGACCATCCTCATCGTAGTAGGCCACATCGCCGCTGCGCAGCCAGTTGCC
This region includes:
- the LOC120455828 gene encoding flotillin-2 isoform X3 gives rise to the protein MGIEILSFTIKDVYDDVQYLASLGKAQTAVVKRDADAGVAEANRDAGIREAECEKSAMDVKYSTDTKIEDNTRMYKLQKANFDQEINTAKAESQLAYELQAAKIRQRIRNEEIQIEVVERRKQIEIESQEVQRKDRELTGTVKLPAEAEAFRLQTLAQAKQCQTIEGARAEAERIRKIGSAEAHAIELVGKAEAERMRMKAHVYKQYGDAAIMNIVLESLPKIAAEVAAPLAKTDEIVLIGGNDNITNDVTRLVAQLPPSINALTGVDLSKVLSKIPGAKA
- the LOC120455828 gene encoding flotillin-2 isoform X1, with translation MGNIHTTGPNEALIVSGGCCGSTKKRTIVGGWAWAWWLVTDVQRLSLNVMTLNPMCENVETSQGVPLTVTGVAQCKIMKSSSYKQTDYHNDEADELLGTASEQFLGKSVKEIKQTILQTLEGHLRAILGTLTVEEVYKDRDQFAALVREVAAPDVGRMGIEILSFTIKDVYDDVQYLASLGKAQTAVVKRDADAGVAEANRDAGIREAECEKSAMDVKYSTDTKIEDNTRMYKLQKANFDQEINTAKAESQLAYELQAAKIRQRIRNEEIQIEVVERRKQIEIESQEVQRKDRELTGTVKLPAEAEAFRLQTLAQAKQCQTIEGARAEAERIRKIGSAEAHAIELVGKAEAERMRMKAHVYKQYGDAAIMNIVLESLPKIAAEVAAPLAKTDEIVLIGGNDNITNDVTRLVAQLPPSINALTGVDLSKVLSKIPGAKA
- the LOC120455828 gene encoding flotillin-2 isoform X2, producing MGNIHTTGPNEALIVSGGCCGSTKKRTIVGGWAWAWWLVTDVQRLSLNVMTLNPMCENVETSQGVPLTVTGVAQCKIMKADELLGTASEQFLGKSVKEIKQTILQTLEGHLRAILGTLTVEEVYKDRDQFAALVREVAAPDVGRMGIEILSFTIKDVYDDVQYLASLGKAQTAVVKRDADAGVAEANRDAGIREAECEKSAMDVKYSTDTKIEDNTRMYKLQKANFDQEINTAKAESQLAYELQAAKIRQRIRNEEIQIEVVERRKQIEIESQEVQRKDRELTGTVKLPAEAEAFRLQTLAQAKQCQTIEGARAEAERIRKIGSAEAHAIELVGKAEAERMRMKAHVYKQYGDAAIMNIVLESLPKIAAEVAAPLAKTDEIVLIGGNDNITNDVTRLVAQLPPSINALTGVDLSKVLSKIPGAKA
- the LOC120455828 gene encoding flotillin-2 isoform X4; translated protein: MSAVWMGVFKVALIVGVTSLVVRRNVSLHKRTLTVEEVYKDRDQFAALVREVAAPDVGRMGIEILSFTIKDVYDDVQYLASLGKAQTAVVKRDADAGVAEANRDAGIREAECEKSAMDVKYSTDTKIEDNTRMYKLQKANFDQEINTAKAESQLAYELQAAKIRQRIRNEEIQIEVVERRKQIEIESQEVQRKDRELTGTVKLPAEAEAFRLQTLAQAKQCQTIEGARAEAERIRKIGSAEAHAIELVGKAEAERMRMKAHVYKQYGDAAIMNIVLESLPKIAAEVAAPLAKTDEIVLIGGNDNITNDVTRLVAQLPPSINALTGVDLSKVLSKIPGAKA